A region from the Aphis gossypii isolate Hap1 chromosome 1, ASM2018417v2, whole genome shotgun sequence genome encodes:
- the LOC114130451 gene encoding leucine-rich repeat-containing protein 57 has protein sequence MRPPIEEEIEAAEVEVDDGQQTAVMLVSTRLAGNAVIRVVNRCNEAQESQNLDLSECQLMQIPDAIYLLMQNTQLVTCDLSNNVISKLPVKFTERFPSITELNLSNNQISKLPDQLSGMKNLKKLNISYNSFVELPEPIANLPELTTLIANNNFIIDVNVRILESRLKHLKEVDLKDNPLNTSTVDALEQELPFRIMFTPPTDEDWRDLDN, from the exons ATGAGACCACCGATCGAGGAGGAAATCGAAGCCGCCGAAGTGGAAGTAGACGATGGCCAGCAGACCGCAGTCATGTTGGTGTCCACCAGGCTGGCCGGAAACGCGGTTATCAGAGTGGTGAACCGGTGCAACGAGGCGCAAGAGAGCCAAAACTTGG acTTGTCCGAATGTCAGCTGATGCAAATCCCTGATGCAATTTACCTACTTATGCAAAACACGCAGCTGGTTACGTGCGATTTGTCAAATAACGTAATTTCAAAACTACCAGTAAAATTTACCGAACGGTTTCCGTCTATCACAG AGTTAAATTTGTCTAATAATCAAATCAGTAAACTGCCGGATCAACTATCTGGaatgaagaatttaaaaaagttgaacATTTCTTATAATTCATTTGTTGAGTTGCCGGAGCCAATTGCTAATTTACCAGAATTAACTACTTTAATcgctaacaataattttattattg atgtCAATGTTAGGATATTGGAATCACGTTTAAAACACTTGAAAGAAGTTGATCTCAAGGATAATCCGCTAAATACTTCGACGGTGGATGCGTTGGAACAAGAATTGCCTTTTAGGATAATGTTCACACCCCCAACCGATGAAGACTGGAGAGATTTAGACAATTGa